AAAAACGCCCGCCCCTGAAAATTCGTGTTTGTAACGGCCCGGCGTGCCGCATGGCGGGAAGCGCCGATCTGCTCGACGCCCTGTGCCGGGGATTGGCGGACCGCGCCGAGGTCGTCGGCGCGCCGTGTGTCGGTGGCTGCGATCATGCGCCGATGGCGATGGTGGGGAGGCGCCGGATCGGGCGGGCTCAACCGAAAAATCTGCGCGAGATGGTCGATCGCGCCGCGCGAACGCCTGAAATTCCCTCCTTCGAGAAGTTGGACGCTTATTTGGCGGCGGGCGGCTATGGGGCGCTGAAGGCGTGCCGCGACGGGCGGTTGTCGCGTGGGGAGATTTTGGCCCAGCTCGATCTGTCGGATCTTAGGGGGCTCGGTGGCGCGGGGTTTTCGGTGGCGCGCAAGTGGCGGTTCTTGGACGGTGCGGCGAAACCGCGCGCCGTGGTGGTGAACGCCGATGAGGGCGAGCCGGGAACCTTCAAGGACCGTCATGTCCTGGAAACCCACCCCCACCGCGTCATCGAAGGGGCGTTGCTGGCCGCCTGGGTGGTCGAGGCGGCGGACGTTTACATCTACCTGCGCGACGAATACAGCCACCTCCACGCCTTCTTGGGCGGCGAGCTGGACCGCCTTCGCGAACAGGGGGTAACGGGGGACGTCGCCGTGCATCTGCGCCGGGGCGCCGGGGCCTACGTCTGCGGCGAGGAAAGCGCGCTGCTGGAAAGCATCGAGGGTAAGCGTGGACTGCCGCGCAACCGCCCGCCTTTTCCCGCCGAGGTCGGTCTGTTCGGTCGTCCGACCCTGATCAATAATGTCGAAACCCTATATTGGGTGCGCGACATCGTCACCACCGGCGGCCAGGACTATCTGGATCGGGGCCGCCCGCATTATTATTCGGTGTCCGGGCGGGTCAACGATCCCGGCGTTAAACTGGCCCCCGCGGGGATCAGCGCGCGCCGTCTGATCGAGGATTATTGCGGCGGCATGGCCGAGGGGCACACCTTGAAGGCGTTTCTGCCCGGCGGCGCGTCGGGGGGGATTCTGCCCGCCGATCTGGCCGATCTGGCGCTCGATTTCGGAACCTTGGAACCGTACGGCTGTTTCGTCGGCTCATCGGCTTTGATCGTGCTGTCCGCGGCGGATGATGTGCGCGATATTGTCGATCAGTGCCTGTCTTTCTTCGCCGGGGAAAGCTGCGGGCAGTGCACGCCGTGCCGGGTCGGCATCGGGGCGATGCAGGGTCTGCTGGACGATCCGCGGGCGAACCGCACGGCGATCGAGGATTTGGCGGGCGTCATGCGCGACGGGTCGATCTGCGGACTGGGTCAGGCCGCCCCGAACACGGTTCTGTGCGCCTATCGATATTTTCCCGAGGTGATGACATGAGCGCGTCATTTACGATCGAATTCGATGGCCGGACGGTCGAGGCCCAAGCAGGCGAGACCCTGTGGCAAATCGCCCGGCGCAGCGGCATCGAGATCGAGCACCTGTGCCTGAAGGACGCCCCCGGCTATCGCGCCGACGGCAATTGTCGGGCCTGCTTGGTGGAGGTCGTGGGCGAGCGCACCTTGAGCGCGTCGTGCCGCCGTCAGGCGACCCCGGGCATGGTGGTGTCGAGCGCCGGCGACCGGGCGCGGAGCGCCCGCCGGGGGGTGATCGAACTGCTGATGGCGAGCAGCCCGGGCAGCGCCGATGATCCGCGCTCGCTGGTGGCGCGCTGGGCGGACAAAATGGGTATCGCGCGGACGCGCTATGCGCCTCGTCGCGACGCTTCCGACGTGACGGAACGGGTGCGCGACGACAGCCATCGCGCCATCGTTTTTAACGCCGGGGCTTGTATTCACTGTGGACTGTGCGTGCGGGCGTGCCGCGAAATTCAGGTCAACGACGTTATCGGAATGGCGGGGCGCGGGGCGCGCACGCACGTCGCCTTCGATCAGGACGACGCGTTGGGCGAGAGCACCTGCGTCGCCTGTGGCGAGTGCGTGCAGGCCTGTCCCACCGGGGCCTTGTCGTCCGCCGCCCCCGAGACATGGAAAATTGACGATGAGGATCGCCACGTTCGCTCGTTGTGCCCTTACTGCGGGGTCGGCTGTCAGGTCGATTATACCGTGCGCGGCGGGCGGATCATCGCCGCCGACGGCGCGGCGGGACCGGCGAATCTATACCGGCTGTGCGTCAAGGGACGTTTCGGTTTCGATTATGCCCATCATCCGGACCGTTTGACCCGCCCCCTGGTGCGCCGGGAGGGGGTGGCCAAGGACCCCGGACAGATCCCGCCGCCGGGGGAGGAACGGCGGGCGGCGTTCCGCGAGGCGAGCTGGGACGAGGCCTTGGAGATCGCCGCCCGGGGGTTGGCGGCGATCCGCGATCGCGACGGCGGCGCGGCGCTGGCCGGGTTCGGTTCGGCCAAGGGCTCGAACGAGGAGGCCTATCTTTTCCAAAAACTGATCCGCGCCGGGTTCGTCACCAACAATGTCGATCACTGCACCCGCTTGTGCCATGCCTCGTCGGTGGCGGCGCTGATGGAGGGACTGGGCTCGGCGGCGGTGACCGCGCCATTTATGGCCGCCAAGGACGCCGATGTGATTATCGTCATCGGCTCGCGCCCGGCGCAAAACCATCCGGTCGCCGCGACCTTTATCAAGAACGCGGTCAAGCGCGGGGCCAAGCTGGTGGTGATGGACCCTCGCCGTCAGGCCCTCAGCCGCCATGCCGAGTACATGGTGCAGTTCGCGTCGGGCATGGACGTCGTATTGTTGAACGCCATGATCTACACCATTATCGCCGAGGGCCTGACCGATAACGCTTATATCGCGCGCCATGTCGAGGGTTTCGAAGAACTGAAGAGCAAAATCGCGGCCTTCGTTCCGGAAAAAGTCGCCGCCCAGTGCGGCGTCGAGGCGGCGGTCATTCGCGCCGTGGCGCGCCTGTACGCCACGGCGAAGCGCGCCATCATTTATTGGGGAATGGGGGTCTCCCAACACGTTCACGGCACCGATAACGTGCGCGCATTGATCGCGCTGTCTCTGATTTGCGGGCATATCGGGCGCGAAGGATGCGGGCTGCATCCCCTGCGCGGGCAGAACAACGTGCAGGGGGCGTCCGACGTTGGCCTGATCCCGATGGTTTACCCCGATTACAAGGCGGTATCCGATCCGGCGGTGCGCGATATGTACCAGCGCTATTGGGGCGTCCCCCTGAGCGACAGCCCGGGGCTGACGGTGGTCGAGATCATCAATGCGGCGCGGGCGGGAACGATCAAGGGCATGTACATCATGGGCGAAAATCCCGCCATGTCCGACCCCGACGCGGCCCACGCCCGCCAGGGCTTGGCGGCGTTGGAACATCTCGTCGTTCAGGACATTTTTCTGACCGAAACCGCGTGGTTGGCCGACGTGATATTGCCCGCCTCCAGTTTTTTCGAAAAAGAGGGCACCTTCACCAACACCAACCGTCAGGTGCAGATGGCCCACCCGGTTGTCCCGATGCCCGGCGACGCCCGCCAGGACCTGTGGATCGTCCAGCAAATCGCGCGGCGTATCGGCCTTGACTGGGGGGAGATGGACGCCGCGGCGGTGTTCGATGAAATGCACGGCGTGATGGCGTCGATCAAGGGTATGTCGTGGGCGCGTCTTCAACGGGAAGGCGCGGTGACGTATCCGTGCGCGCGGGAAGACGCACCCGGACAGGATATCCTTTTCGGCGACGGCTTCCCGACAAAGACCGGTAAGGGGCGTCTGGCGCCGACCGATTTTTGCGCCCCCGACGAACTGCCCGACGACGACTATCCGTTCATCCTGACCACCGGGCGGATGTTGGAACATTGGCACACCGGCGCGATTAGCCGTCATGCCGGAATATTGCACGATCTGGAACCCGTCGCTGTGGTCTCCTTGAACCCTGCCACGCTACGCCGCCTGGAGGCGCAGCCGGGCGATACTCTGCGTGTCGGGACCCGGCGCGGCGTGGTCGATATCCAGGCGCGCGCCGACCGTGACGTTCCCGATGGAATGGTTTTTATTCCGTTCTGTTTTTACGAGGCGGCGGCGAATCTTCTCACCAATCCGAAACTCGACCCCTCGGGGAAGATTCCCGAATTTAAAGTGTGCGCCGCCAAGGTCGAAAAAGCATAGAATTTTCATACTTTTTGGCGAGTTCCGAACGTTTTCCTTGACAAAGAAAACGCATTATCATGTTATCCAAATCCCAGTAAAAAAATAATCATATTTTATATCCTCGGTGTTTTTTTAGCAAAAACGCCGTAATTAAAGGTTTGTTCGACGATGTTTTCACGGCGACTATATGATAATAATTTAAAGTATGGTGCCAATTTAAGCTCTATGTTTAACACTATAAGTGATAATAAAATTTATCCATTTGTATTATTTCTTGTAATTTTTACATCGTTCATGGCCGCGTTCACTATTCAGGGCGATGACGCAAAAGTCGGTAAGATTCAAGTATTAAATCAAAAGTGGCAATACAGGTGGGGGATTTCCCCTTTCGATAGGGGAGGGGTCCCGCTTTGGACCCGTGATGCGTCGGATTCCTTGCATTGGCACAACATCTCGGCCCCCGAGACGCCGCCACAGCGCCGAGGATTTCGCGACGTCTGGTTCCGCGTTGTCTTGCCGAAAAACGGCGAATGGCATGATCCGGTTATTTTTATACCCAAAATTGATACGTACCGCCGAAGTATACCTTTGGGGGCGGCGGATTTATCGCTCGGCGGGGTTCGGCCAGGGGGGGAAGTCTTCGATGGGGATTTCGATTTGTGGCGCTGGCACATGATCGGTTTGCCGGATGATTATCAGGGGCGGGAACTGTACGTCCGGGTTCATTCCGATGCGTCCCAAATCGGACTTCGAGGTTCCGTAATGATCGGGGCGCGGGCATCCCTCGTCAACCGTTTGATCGCGCATAACATCGACGACGTCATCGTTGCCGCCATGGCCTTTCTTCTGGGCGTGATTTGCACGATTTTTTCGCTGATTCGCAACTTTCGCCGGGTTTATCTCTTGTTGGCGTTGTTTTTGTTGTGCGCCTCCGTGATCATTTGGGATCAGACGCAGATACGCCAACTAATCACGACGCCCTCCGTATTTTGGGCGTATTTTGCGGCTACGGCTTATTTTTTACTCCCGGTATCGATGGTGGCATTGTTCGAAATTACGGTTGGGCGCGGTGTTTTTTCCTTGGTCCGCCGTATTTGGCAGGCGCATTTGGGGTTTGCCGTCGCGGCGCCGATTATATCCTTGTCTGAGGGAATTGGACTCGCCCCGATTTATTTTGTTTTTGATATTTTCGTCTCGGTTAGTTTGGCCGTTTTTTTTCTGGTCGCCACGGGACTGTTCAAAAACGCCTCCTATGAGGCTCGGGTCCTCGCCTTGGGGGTTTGCGGCTTTTGCCTTTTTCTTCTGTTTGATATCGCGAGCGCGCACAATTTTATTTCTTGGAGGGCGCCGGCGCTCGACTGGGGCGTGTTGTATTTTTCCGCGTTTGTCGTGGCGGCGTTCTTTTATCGCTTCGTGCGCATGCAAAGAGAATACGCCGCCTTGAACGAAACCTTTGAAAATAAGGTTCGTGATCGGACTTCGACGTTGGAGAAAAAGGCGTCGGCTTTGGCGGAAAGCAATCGCAAGGAAAGTTCGGCGCGCGCGCGTATGGAACGATTGGCGAGCATCGATCCGCTGACCGGCGCGCTCAACAGGCGGGCTTTTCTCGAACGCGCCCAGCACGAACTGAACCGCGCGCGCAGGTATGGCGGTGGGTTCACGCTGATTATGATGGATATTGATTTCTTTAAACGCATCAATGACGCCTATGGTCATCAGGCCGGCGATGACGTCTTGAAAAAGATATCGGCCCTTTGTCGGGAGGCGTGCCGGGGCAGCGACCTGTTCTGTCGCTATGGGGGAGAGGAGTTCTTGTTCCTGTTGCCGGTCTCTTCTCCGTACGATGCCGTTTCGTTCGCCGAATATCTACGCCAGTCGATCGAGAAACTCGAAATCTTGACGAGGAACGAGAAACAAAAAATAAGTATGACGGCGAGCTTTGGCGTCACCGGGCACATCGCCGAAGAAGACGAACCTTTGGAAGATTTGATCGCAATGGCGGATCGGGCCCTCTATCAATCCAAGAAAGAAGGGCGCAATCGCGTGAGTCGGGTTTTGCCCGCGTTGGAGATAGATACGGCTTGACGCTCCTTGTTTTAGGGTCAGGACCCTAGGTATCGGCGGCGTGCCGGAAGTCGCCTGTCGTATCCGCAAGACCGTTCGTAAAGTTAAGGTTTTTGCAACCTGTGCAAATTGCGTACGTTGTGGTGGATTGGGGCGCGAATTTTCCATGAAATGGCGTCCCCTACGGGATTCGAACCCGTGTTGCCGCCGTGAGAGGGCGGTGTCCTAGGCCTCTAGACGAAGGGGACGAGGCGGGCGTCCAAAGGCGTGAAAGACAGGGCTTAAGGGACCTCTCCGGTGTTCACACGACGAAGGATGGACGCGATGGCCATCATGTACAGGCAATCGCGCCCGCTATCAAGGGTTTGTTTTTGCCTTCCGCCTCCTTTTTTGGGGGCGTCGCGGCGGGTCAGGATTTGGCCGCTTCGGCGCGTGCGATTGCGATCAGGGCGTCGATGTCGTCGTCCGGGGTGTTGAATGCCGTTACCAAGCGAATGAGAACGGTTTCTTCGCCGGGAATTTGCGCCCAACGGTAAAACGCAGCGCCGTCCGCTTCGAGCCGCGTGACCATCGATGCGGGCAGGTGGATGAAAATTTCATTGGCTTGGACGGGGTGGGCGAGGCGAACGCCGTCCATCTCATCCAAGGCGTCGGCCAACCGCCGGGCGGCGGCGTTGGCGTGGCGGGCGTTGGCGAGCCATAGGCCGTCTTCCAGGTAGGCGTCGAACTGGGCGGCGATGAAGCGCATTTTGGAAAACAGGTGGCCCGCCCGTTTGCGCCGAAAGGCGATGTCGTCGGGGTCGGCCTTGGCGAAAACGATCAGCGCCTCGGCCGCCAACGCCCCGTTCTTGCTGGCTCCGAAACACAGAACATCGACTCCCGCTTTCCAGCTCAGCTCGGCGGGAGAGCAATTCAGAGCGGCGACGGCGTTGGCGAAGCGCGCGCCGTCCATGTGCACGGCGAGACCGTGTTGGTGGGCGATATCGGCAAGGGTTCCGATTTCATCCGGGGTGTATACGGTGCCGGCCTCGCTCGATTGCGTGAGACTGAGGACCCTGGGGGTGACCCGGTGAACGCCGTGCCCGGCCTGGGAAAGCACGCTTTGCAGGGTGGCGGGGGCGATCTTTCCGTGTGCGCCGTCCAGGGCGATGAGCTTGGCCCCACCCGTGAACATTTCCGGCGCGCCGCATTCGTCGGTGTTGATGTGGGCGTCGCGATGACAATAGACCGCGCCGTAGGGCGGCGTTAAGGCCGCCAGGGCGAGCGCGTTGGCGGCGGTTCCCGTGCCCAACAGAAAAACCGCCGCCTCGTCGCCGTTGCGCTCGAAGGTGGCGGCGATTTTATCGCTCGCCGAGCGGCTGAGGGCGTCCCCGCCATAGGCCCCGACGGACCCGCCGTTGGCGACGCCGATGGCGTTCAAGATGGCCGGGTGCGCCCCGGTGGCGTTATCGCTGGTAAAGTTCATGGGCGGTATCCTTCGCGTGTATCAATCCTCATCTATGCGGATCGTCAAGGGGGCGATGCTGCGGGTCTCGCGGTCGATGCGAAACGCCTTGGGCCGCCGCGCACCGCGCGCATCGACGCCAACGATGAGCCAGATTAAATCGGGCTCGAAAGCCATGTCGATGTCTCTCGGCGAGGGCTGCGCCACCTGATTGGGGTGGGAATGGTAATGCCCGACCAACCGCCGCGTCTCGTCGCCCGGCACGGCGGCGTTCTCTAGGGCGCGCATCAAATCAAAACGCACTTTGGGGTCAACCTCGAAGCGGTCGAAAGAAGGTGCGCCGCCGTTCTCCCAGGCGATATTGGGGCTGGGCGTGACGTCGGTGATGTGGATATCTTCGTCGTCGCGTTCTCCGCCATATCCGCTGAGTAAGCCGCAACATTCGCGGGGGTAGGCCGCGCGGGCGTGGTCTTGTATCTCCGCCAGATGGGCCGCGCCGAGGTGGATCACGGCGCGACCGTGACGACGCCCAGAACGGTCCCCCGCGCCACATCGACGATGGCGACGGCATCGGTTCCATCCGGTCGGCGGACCTGAAGAAGCAAGTGATTTCCTGTCAATTGTGACGAGACGATGCGGGTCCCGCGGTCCATATTCAAGTTGAGATCGCCGAAAGGGGCGACGGATGCGCGCGATTGTGTTAGGCCTTGAGCCGCGCTGGAGGCCTCTACCCGTGGGGCCGCGCGCGGAGCGGCCTGTTGGACGCCCGAAAGATTGAAGAATTTAAAGTCAGGATTTTTGGCCTTTTGGTACAATCCGTAACCGAGGATCGCCAACGCGACGACGATCAACGCCCCCATTACGGCAACCAGGCCTTTCAACGCTTGCATGATAGTTTAATCCATTGTCCGACACCGTGAACCCAGACCATAGCGATACCACTTATAGCGTTCTCGTTGACGAGGACAAGGGGAGAGTGCGCCTGGATAAAATTCTTGCCGAGGCGTTGACCGATCTTTCTCGTTCCCGGATCAAATCTCTGCTTGAGCAAGGCTGCGTTACTCGGGAGGGTGGCGGGGTCGTCGGCGATCCGTCACTCAAGGTCAAATCGGGGGATGTCTACCGCGTCTACGTCCCGCCTCCGGTCGCCGCCTTGCCCCAGGCGCAGGATATTCCCCTTGATGTCGTGTTCGAGGACGACGACCTGATCGTCTTCGACAAGCCGCCGGGCCTCGTGGTGCACCCTGCGGCGGGCAATCCCGACGGCACCGTCGTCAACGCCCTTTTGCATCATTGCCGAGGTTCGTTGTCGGGGGTCGGTGGGGTGTCGCGTCCGGGAATCGTTCATCGGTTGGATAAGGGCACGGGCGGCCTGATGGTCGCCGCGAAAACCGATCTCGCCCATCAGGGGCTCAGCCGTCAGTTCGCCGATCACAGTTTACAGCGGGCATATTACGCCGTCGTTTGGGGCGTTCCGGTGCAAACCCAGGGAGAAATCGTGGGGGCGATCGGACGCAACCCTCGTGACCGAAAAAAAATGGCGATTGTCGAAAAAGGCGGCAAGCACGCGCTTACCCGTTACCGGGTGCTCAGGACTTTCGGGCGGGCGGCATCGCTGGTCGAATGCCGCTTGTTGACCGGGCGGACACACCAAATACGGGTTCATATGGCGGCTATTGGTCACCCGGTGATGGGTGATCCCGTCTATGCGACGTTTACCCGCGCACGTAAGGAGAGCGTTTCAGATGCAGCCAAAAATGCCTTGTCCGCGCAACATTATCAGCTTTTATATGCTTATATTATTGGATTCAAACATCCGAAAAGTGGTGAAAAACTCTATTTTGAAAAAGAATTACCAATGTATATCAATGGGATAATTAAAAAATTAGATATTTGTTAATTTTTATCTATACTCGATTAATTAAGTCGGCTAGCATCCTAATCAATAGAGGTCTGTCACGGGTGCATATTCCACCATCGAGGGAGCGTGACGGCTTTGACAACAAATAGGTTAGGAGAACTAACAAATGTCAACGTGCACAACCGCTGTCTCTCAGGGATTGAGCCTTTCCCCCGAACACAATCTTACCCGTTATCTCCAGGACATTCGTAAATTTCCCATGCTCTCCGTCGAGGAGGAGCAACGCCTCGCGCGCTTGTGGTGCGACTCCCAAGACGACGACGCTGCGCACCAACTGGTGAACAGTCATTTGCGTCTTGTGGCGAAAATCGCCATGGGCTATCGC
This genomic window from Varunaivibrio sulfuroxidans contains:
- a CDS encoding NAD(P)H-dependent oxidoreductase subunit E, with amino-acid sequence MDILDRSQRRKFFPKGRQGSDAAEARVRALLEGRSLAREELIENLHVVQDAHGAIEADHLAALAEVMKLSQAEVYEVASFYAHFDVSRPEQKRPPLKIRVCNGPACRMAGSADLLDALCRGLADRAEVVGAPCVGGCDHAPMAMVGRRRIGRAQPKNLREMVDRAARTPEIPSFEKLDAYLAAGGYGALKACRDGRLSRGEILAQLDLSDLRGLGGAGFSVARKWRFLDGAAKPRAVVVNADEGEPGTFKDRHVLETHPHRVIEGALLAAWVVEAADVYIYLRDEYSHLHAFLGGELDRLREQGVTGDVAVHLRRGAGAYVCGEESALLESIEGKRGLPRNRPPFPAEVGLFGRPTLINNVETLYWVRDIVTTGGQDYLDRGRPHYYSVSGRVNDPGVKLAPAGISARRLIEDYCGGMAEGHTLKAFLPGGASGGILPADLADLALDFGTLEPYGCFVGSSALIVLSAADDVRDIVDQCLSFFAGESCGQCTPCRVGIGAMQGLLDDPRANRTAIEDLAGVMRDGSICGLGQAAPNTVLCAYRYFPEVMT
- the fdhF gene encoding formate dehydrogenase subunit alpha, yielding MSASFTIEFDGRTVEAQAGETLWQIARRSGIEIEHLCLKDAPGYRADGNCRACLVEVVGERTLSASCRRQATPGMVVSSAGDRARSARRGVIELLMASSPGSADDPRSLVARWADKMGIARTRYAPRRDASDVTERVRDDSHRAIVFNAGACIHCGLCVRACREIQVNDVIGMAGRGARTHVAFDQDDALGESTCVACGECVQACPTGALSSAAPETWKIDDEDRHVRSLCPYCGVGCQVDYTVRGGRIIAADGAAGPANLYRLCVKGRFGFDYAHHPDRLTRPLVRREGVAKDPGQIPPPGEERRAAFREASWDEALEIAARGLAAIRDRDGGAALAGFGSAKGSNEEAYLFQKLIRAGFVTNNVDHCTRLCHASSVAALMEGLGSAAVTAPFMAAKDADVIIVIGSRPAQNHPVAATFIKNAVKRGAKLVVMDPRRQALSRHAEYMVQFASGMDVVLLNAMIYTIIAEGLTDNAYIARHVEGFEELKSKIAAFVPEKVAAQCGVEAAVIRAVARLYATAKRAIIYWGMGVSQHVHGTDNVRALIALSLICGHIGREGCGLHPLRGQNNVQGASDVGLIPMVYPDYKAVSDPAVRDMYQRYWGVPLSDSPGLTVVEIINAARAGTIKGMYIMGENPAMSDPDAAHARQGLAALEHLVVQDIFLTETAWLADVILPASSFFEKEGTFTNTNRQVQMAHPVVPMPGDARQDLWIVQQIARRIGLDWGEMDAAAVFDEMHGVMASIKGMSWARLQREGAVTYPCAREDAPGQDILFGDGFPTKTGKGRLAPTDFCAPDELPDDDYPFILTTGRMLEHWHTGAISRHAGILHDLEPVAVVSLNPATLRRLEAQPGDTLRVGTRRGVVDIQARADRDVPDGMVFIPFCFYEAAANLLTNPKLDPSGKIPEFKVCAAKVEKA
- a CDS encoding GGDEF domain-containing protein, producing MIGLPDDYQGRELYVRVHSDASQIGLRGSVMIGARASLVNRLIAHNIDDVIVAAMAFLLGVICTIFSLIRNFRRVYLLLALFLLCASVIIWDQTQIRQLITTPSVFWAYFAATAYFLLPVSMVALFEITVGRGVFSLVRRIWQAHLGFAVAAPIISLSEGIGLAPIYFVFDIFVSVSLAVFFLVATGLFKNASYEARVLALGVCGFCLFLLFDIASAHNFISWRAPALDWGVLYFSAFVVAAFFYRFVRMQREYAALNETFENKVRDRTSTLEKKASALAESNRKESSARARMERLASIDPLTGALNRRAFLERAQHELNRARRYGGGFTLIMMDIDFFKRINDAYGHQAGDDVLKKISALCREACRGSDLFCRYGGEEFLFLLPVSSPYDAVSFAEYLRQSIEKLEILTRNEKQKISMTASFGVTGHIAEEDEPLEDLIAMADRALYQSKKEGRNRVSRVLPALEIDTA
- a CDS encoding threonine aldolase family protein, with amino-acid sequence MNFTSDNATGAHPAILNAIGVANGGSVGAYGGDALSRSASDKIAATFERNGDEAAVFLLGTGTAANALALAALTPPYGAVYCHRDAHINTDECGAPEMFTGGAKLIALDGAHGKIAPATLQSVLSQAGHGVHRVTPRVLSLTQSSEAGTVYTPDEIGTLADIAHQHGLAVHMDGARFANAVAALNCSPAELSWKAGVDVLCFGASKNGALAAEALIVFAKADPDDIAFRRKRAGHLFSKMRFIAAQFDAYLEDGLWLANARHANAAARRLADALDEMDGVRLAHPVQANEIFIHLPASMVTRLEADGAAFYRWAQIPGEETVLIRLVTAFNTPDDDIDALIAIARAEAAKS
- a CDS encoding M67 family metallopeptidase; the protein is MIHLGAAHLAEIQDHARAAYPRECCGLLSGYGGERDDEDIHITDVTPSPNIAWENGGAPSFDRFEVDPKVRFDLMRALENAAVPGDETRRLVGHYHSHPNQVAQPSPRDIDMAFEPDLIWLIVGVDARGARRPKAFRIDRETRSIAPLTIRIDED
- a CDS encoding RluA family pseudouridine synthase — encoded protein: MSDTVNPDHSDTTYSVLVDEDKGRVRLDKILAEALTDLSRSRIKSLLEQGCVTREGGGVVGDPSLKVKSGDVYRVYVPPPVAALPQAQDIPLDVVFEDDDLIVFDKPPGLVVHPAAGNPDGTVVNALLHHCRGSLSGVGGVSRPGIVHRLDKGTGGLMVAAKTDLAHQGLSRQFADHSLQRAYYAVVWGVPVQTQGEIVGAIGRNPRDRKKMAIVEKGGKHALTRYRVLRTFGRAASLVECRLLTGRTHQIRVHMAAIGHPVMGDPVYATFTRARKESVSDAAKNALSAQHYQLLYAYIIGFKHPKSGEKLYFEKELPMYINGIIKKLDIC